The stretch of DNA CCAAGTCCTCGAACCGGCCCGGGTGCTGCAGCGCGGATTGTCCATCACCCGTCGCGCCGACGGCGCGGTCGTGCGCTCCGTCCGCGACGCCCGCACCGGCGACGCGCTGCTGACCCAGATCGCCGACGGAACAATAGACAGCACCGTCACCTGAGCACACCACCGGAGCCCCCAGCGCCCTCCCTTGAGAGCAGACGCGCTGGCTACGATCCGCGAGATGGCTGCAGCCGATCCAGCCCCCGACCCGGATGGATCACTGCCGTGGTCGTTGCTGCCCGAGCCGCCGGGATTGACTGCTTTGGACGTGGCGATGCGAGAAATCAAGGAGACGACGCAAACTTCCATGAACATTTAAGAAAGCGTGCGACTGCTGGAATCGGTGTCAATGGGAATCCGCTACGTCGCGGACCGGATCGAGGCATATCTGCCCGAAGCCGAAAACACGCTGTCACAGTCACTGCACAGCCGCAGCGGCAAACCCTGCGGCTGCCGCGGCCGGTGCGGCTGCTGACCGGATGCTCGCCGGGCTGCGCCACCTAGCCGAAGCCTCGCGGCCTACGCCGCGACAGTCGACGATCCCGACATCGACGACCGCGCCGCCGAGCAGGAACTTCACAGCCCGCGCCGACGCGCCCGCCAGCCTGAGAGCACCAATCCAAGGAGCGCCGTGAGAGCCCGAAGATCCTTCAGGTCGTCGTACTCGCGCGCTCCCACCTCTGGGGCGCCGCCGGCGGCGAGCAGAGCTAGCGCCACAGGCCGCGCCGCCGGTGGATGCGACTCATCGGTGACGCCTACGGCCGAGCGATGCCATGCCGCCGGTCAGCTTCAACGAGACCCGCATAACCGACCTGATCGAGGAGTCGCTGCACGACAACAGCGGGCACCTCGACGTGTTCCGCATCGGCGACAACCTGGTGGTTCGAACCGACCTGGGCCAGCACTGGCGGCTGATCCCGGCCGGCCACACCGACACCGTGCCTCCCAGCAGCAGCGCCGAGGCCCGGATCGAGGGCGATGTGCTGTGGGGCGTCGACTCGGCCGACATGAAGGGCGGCTTGGCCGCCATGCAGGAGCTAGATCGTTGGTTCCAAGGGGTCAGTGGTCGTAGGCGAGGAGGCCGCGGGCGGGGCGGGGTTGTTGGGTTGTTTGGTTGTGCCAGACGACCGCGGTGAGGGCGAGGAGGCGTTGCAGGACCCGCGCCCAGACGCCGGCGGGGCTGCGGGCTCGGTGGCGTTCGAGGCCGAGTTGGTCCTTGAGGGCGCCGATGATGGATTCGATGATCTGGCGCAACGGCCGCAGGAACCGTTCGCCGGGTCGTGGGGGCTCTGTTCGGGTGGCGGGGCGGATGAGGGTGATGCCCTGCGCGGCGAGTTCCGCCTCGAAGGCGGCGCTGCGGTAGCCCTTGTCGGCGAGCAGGGTCTGGCCGGGCCGGGCGGGGCCGCCGCGGGCGATCATGCCCAAGCAGGTCTCGCGTTCGTCTGCTTTGGCGCCGGCGAGCGCGAAGGCGACGGGCAGCCCCGCCGGTGTGGCCAGCAGGTGCAGGCGCAGCCCCCAGAACCAGCGGGAACGGCTGGCGCTGTAGCCGTATTCGGCCCATCCCGCCAGGTCGGAGCGCTGCTGGGTGGCGCGGCTGCGCCCGCAGGGAACCGGCGT from bacterium encodes:
- a CDS encoding M20/M25/M40 family metallo-hydrolase, with protein sequence MPPVSFNETRITDLIEESLHDNSGHLDVFRIGDNLVVRTDLGQHWRLIPAGHTDTVPPSSSAEARIEGDVLWGVDSADMKGGLAAMQELDRWFQGVSGRRRGGRGRGGVVGLFGCARRPR
- a CDS encoding IS982 family transposase, translated to MDTLVVALYVTVDDLLVAHPDWAPERPAVGIAPKLSDAELVASAVLSVLLGFDSERRFVRWARANLRAWFPYLPGHAGYNKRLRRSAEMLRHAIGALGRDCPAWCDDVWLVDSTPVPCGRSRATQQRSDLAGWAEYGYSASRSRWFWGLRLHLLATPAGLPVAFALAGAKADERETCLGMIARGGPARPGQTLLADKGYRSAAFEAELAAQGITLIRPATRTEPPRPGERFLRPLRQIIESIIGALKDQLGLERHRARSPAGVWARVLQRLLALTAVVWHNQTTQQPRPARGLLAYDH